The stretch of DNA ATTCTCTACTGGTAGTGCTTGGCCGTGTATTCGGATTAGATCTTTGGAACTTCCTTGGGCAAATGGGTATGGCATACGGCTATTTCTGAGAAGATTTAAGTCACAATGTGAAAGGCTATGCATGAAGGCTTGGTTGTTGATGATAGGATCCGAAAAGTGGGAATTCAAGTAGCTTCAAGATGTGACTGCTGTGACTCCGGTGCTTTTGAGGATATGAACCATGTCCTTGCAACAAGGGAATTTGTAGAAAGGATCTGGAGTTGGTGCGCTATTCGACTAGGCATGAGAAATTTGGCTAGGATAAATTGGAGAAGACGTGTGGATAGTTGGCATCGGCTTGCTAGAGGGTCCACACAAAAGGGCCAACTGCTTGGTATTATCCCTTTGGTGATCACTTGGAGACTATGGTGGCGACAATGTAAGGCAAGGATGGAAGGGACTTTTGAATCTATACGCTCAGTGTGGTGTTCGATTTTGTATTGGGTCTCTTGGATTGCCTTGAGGCTCAAGAAGTCAAAAGCACTATCTAGGCGTGATGAAGAAATTCTGAAGAATTTGCAGCTGCCAATTAAACATACAGTACCGATGGCTATGAAGCAAGTAAGTTGGTCAAGGCCAAAGAATGGgtgttttaaattaaatgtggatggcaGCTCGGTTGGTAATCCGGGTCCTTCAGGTGTGGGTGGTGTAATTCGGAATGATAAAGGGGAGTTTGTGTGTGGTTTTGCAAAATTTACAGGACATAATACTAATAATGCGGTGGAAGTTTTGGGTTTACCATATGGACTTCGTAATGTTCGTGATTTGGATAT from Juglans regia cultivar Chandler chromosome 4, Walnut 2.0, whole genome shotgun sequence encodes:
- the LOC109020946 gene encoding uncharacterized protein LOC109020946 yields the protein MHEGLVVDDRIRKVGIQVASRCDCCDSGAFEDMNHVLATREFVERIWSWCAIRLGMRNLARINWRRRVDSWHRLARGSTQKGQLLGIIPLVITWRLWWRQCKARMEGTFESIRSVWCSILYWVSWIALRLKKSKALSRRDEEILKNLQLPIKHTVPMAMKQVSWSRPKNGCFKLNVDGSSVGNPGPSGVGGVIRNDKGEFVCGFAKFTGHNTNNAVEVLGLPYGLRNVRDLDIHDVEIEIDSMLVINWLQAKRYGLWYLEDY